In a single window of the Acyrthosiphon pisum isolate AL4f chromosome X, pea_aphid_22Mar2018_4r6ur, whole genome shotgun sequence genome:
- the LOC100167911 gene encoding pro-resilin encodes MPSTAEYRHDAPAPSIFRASCFGSEQKGQYPGSTGTNIPSGYYGQKGQYPGSTGTNIPSGYYGQKGQYPAGSTGTNVPSGYYGPKGQYPVGGPGGSDGNSEPEPFNFAYQVKDAPTNTYFTHEANSDGKRVTGAYSVLLPDGRNQVVTYFADENGYNAKVSYEGEAKPQPAQPGSQGGYLSAPGFSSTAPKYPPVPIRGSAPRPTGYPGSAIPASAPAPGYSSSAPTFGSPALAPASGPSSAPSLVKY; translated from the exons ATGCCGTCGACGGCCGAGTATAGGCACGACGCTCCAGCGCCATCCATTTTCAGAGCTAGTTGCTTCGGCAG CGAACAAAAAGGCCAATATCCTGGTAGTACAGGTACCAATATACCATCAGGATATTATGGACAAAAAGGCCAATATCCTGGTAGTACAGGTACCAATATACCATCAGGATATTATGGACAAAAAGGCCAATATCCTGCAGGTAGTACAGGTACCAATGTACCATCAGGATATTATGGACCCAAAGGCCAATATCCCGTCGGAGGACCTGGTGGATCAGATGGAAATTCTGAA CCCGAGCCGTTCAACTTTGCTTACCAAGTGAAAGATGCACCCACCAATACATACTTCACGCACGAAGCCAACAGTGACGGCAAACGAGTGACTGGAGCGTACAGCGTACTTCTTCCTGACGGTCGTAATCAAGTAGTGACATATTTTGCCGATGAAAATGGTTACAACGCCAAGGTCAGCTATGAAGGAGAAGCTAAACCACAACCAGCTCAACCAGGCAGCCAAGGAGGTTATCTGTCCGCACCTGGTTTCTCTTCTACTGCTCCCAAATATCCTCCTGTCCCTATACGTGGCTCTGCTCCTCGTCCCACTGGTTATCCAGGTTCTGCTATTCCTGCTTCTGCTCCTGCCCCTGGTTATTCTTCTTCTGCTCCTACCTTTGGTTCTCCTGCTTTGGCTCCAGCCAGTGGCCCATCGTCTGCCCCAAGTCTTGTAAAGTActag